The window TCCAGCAGGCCGGAGTAGCCGAGCGGCCCGCCGTCCCCGTGGCGGGCCCACCAGGCCTCAGGGTCGGCGGCGGCGAGGTCCTGGTCGGCGCCCTTGGCGACGGCGGCCCGGCGCACCAGATCCGTGACGATCTCCCACCCCGTGGGCACACCGGCGTCCCGCGACATGCCCGCGCCGAGCAGCAGCGCGTACACACCGGGCCCGGCGTGCACGCACATGGCGAGCGAGATCAGGGGGTCGAGACCGCGCACCGCCGCTGCCGCCGGGGGCCTGTCGTGGTGGTCCGTCATGCTCTCAATGTGCGTCGAAGGCCTCCGGGCCGCCTCCCGACGGCACCCCCTCGCCGATTGCGTCCGATATGACCATCTTCATTCGGGTATGGGTCATCGGAGACGGAAGGACTACCCGCACATGACCACGCAGAACGCGATCAACTGGCCCGAGAAGTACCTGCCCGGCACCGGCGACAACTTCGTCTCCAACGAGGTCGTCGTCCCGGGTGTCACCGCGGCCCAGGTCTGGCGTGCCCTGACCGACACCGCCACCTGGGAGTCGTACTTGGACCACATCACCGCGATCGCCTTCCCGGAGGGCGGCGGCCCCGTGCTGAAGGACGGCGTCCACTTCACCTTCGACCCCGTCGGCGTCGCGTCCGTGCGCACTCAGCACGCCCATGTCGTCGAGTGCCAGGCCCCCGCCGAGGGCGCCCCGGGCCGACTCTCCTGGACCGCGGAGCAGGACGGCACGCCCGAGGAGCGGCTCCAAGTCCTGCACGGCTGGCTGGTCGAGGACCTGCCCGGCGGCCGGGTCCGCGTCCTCACCCAGGAGACG of the Streptomyces sp. NBC_00287 genome contains:
- a CDS encoding SRPBCC family protein, which codes for MTTQNAINWPEKYLPGTGDNFVSNEVVVPGVTAAQVWRALTDTATWESYLDHITAIAFPEGGGPVLKDGVHFTFDPVGVASVRTQHAHVVECQAPAEGAPGRLSWTAEQDGTPEERLQVLHGWLVEDLPGGRVRVLTQETQIGRIAAELARQLPNPMLNAHQTWLNRLIDFSSGNGR